The genomic region GAGGCGCAGATCCAGGCGGCGCTCATGCTGCACCCCGACTTCCGCGAGGCGTACGAAGCCTTCCGCGAGAGGCGCCCGCCGAGCTTCCGGGCATGATCGACGCCGACGGCGTGCGCGCGTTCCTCGAGCCGGCCCACCTGGAGTTCGCGGCGCGCGCCTCGGCCTTCGCGGATGAGTCCCTCGCCCCCCGCGCCGAGCCCGAGGACGACGGCGCCGGGCGCGTCGAGGCGCGCGCGCTGGCGGAGGTCATGGGCTCGGCCGGGCTGTTCGCGCCCATCGGGGACGGCGACCTGCGCGCGGCGTGCCTCGCGCGCGAGGCGATCGCGTTCGCCTCGCCCCTGGCGGACGCGGTGTGGGCGCTGCAGGCGCTCGGCCTGACCCCCATCCTGCGCGCGGGTACCGAGGCGCAGAGAGAGCGCTGGGCCGACCCCGTGCTGAGCGGTCGCGCGCTGGCGGCGTTCGCCATGACCGAGCCCGAGGCGGGTTCGGACGTGGCTTCCATGACCACGCGCGCGATTCGCGAGGGTGACGCCTGGGTCCTGGACGGCGCCAAGCACCTCATATCCAACGCGGGCATCGCCGACCTCTACGCGGTCTTCGCGTCGACCGACCCGGACGCCCGCAGCCGGGGCATCAGTTGCTTCCTCGTCCCCGCCGACACCGACGGACTCTCGTTCGAAGGCGCGCAGATCATGTCCGCCCCGCACCCGCTCGGCCGGATCGCGCTGCGCGGCTGCCGGGTCCCCGCCGACGCGCTGGTGGGGGAGGCGAATCGCGGCTTCATGCTCGGGCTCGCCACCCTGGACCGGCTGCGCCCCACGGTCGGCGCCGCGGCCTGCGGCATGGCGAGAAGGGCGCTGGAGGAGGCCCTGAGCCACGCGCGCACCCGGCGCCAGTTCGGCAGGCCGCTCGCGGAGTTCCAGATCGTCAAGGAAAAGCTCGGCCGCATGGCCATCGAGCTCGACGCCGCGCGGCTGCTGGTCTATCGCGCGGCGTGGACGGCCGATGAGGGCGCGGATCGGGTCACGGTCACGGCGGCCAAGGCGAAGGCGTTCGCGACCGAGGCCGCGCAGCGGATCATCGACGAGGCGGTCCAGATCGTCGGCGGCCCCGGGGTGCTGGCGGAGCACCCGGTGGAGCGCCTCTATCGGTCGGTGCGCGCGCTGCGGATCTACGAGGGGACGACCGAGATCCAGCGCATGATCGTGGCCGACGCGCTGCTCCAGTCGCGGGCTCCATGAAGGTCGTCATCGTCGGAGGCGGCCCCGCCGGGCTCTACCTGGCCATCCTCCTCAAGCAGGCCGATCCGAGCCACGACATACGCGTCTTCGAGCGCAACCGGCCGGATGACACCTTCGGGTTCGGCGTCGTGTTCAGCGACGCCACCATCGCCGAGGTGGAGACCGCGGACGCCGACACCTACCGGCTGGTGACCGACCACTTCGTGCGCTGGGACGACATCGACATCCACTACCGCGGGCAGGTGCTGCGCTCGACGGGGCACGGGTTCAGTGGCATGTCCCGGCAGACGCTTCTGCTGGTGCTGCAGCGGCGCGCCGAGGAGTTGGGGATTCCGCTCGCCTTCGAGCACGAGGTGAGGGACCTGGCCGAGTTCGGAGACGCCGATCTGATCGTCGGGGCGGACGGCGTCAACAGCTGGGTACGAGAGTCCTCAGGGCTGGACTTCGGCGCCGAGGTGGACGTCCGCCCGAACCGCTTCGTGTGGCTCGGGACCGCCAAACCGTTTCCGGCGTTCACGTTCTATTTCCGCGCGGACGAGCACGGACTGTGGCGCGTGCACGCCTACCAGTATGGGCCGGGCCGGTCCACCTTCATCGCCGAAGCGCGCGACGATACGTGGCGCGCAGCCGGGTTGGAGGAAGCGTCGGAGGAGGAGACGGCGGAGTTCCTGGAGCGCCTCTTCGCCGCCGAGCTCGACGGCCACGAGCTCATCCGCAACCGCTCGCTCTGGCGTCAATTCCCGACCATTCGCACCAAGCCATGGTCGGTCGGGAGCGTAGTGCTGATCGGCGACGCGGCGCACACCGCGCACTTCTCGGTTGGATCGGGTACGCGCATGGCCATGCTGGACGCGATCTCGCTCGCCAATGCCCTGGCGACCCATGCCGGGGATGGCGAGGAGGGCGTGGGCAGCTCGTTGGCCGCCTACGAGGAGGAGCGCAGGCCGCAGGTGGAGAGCCTGCAGCGCGCGGCGCAGGCGAGCCTGCAGTGGTTCGAGGACACCGAGCGCTACATGGAGCTCGAGCCGCCGCAGTTCGCGTTCACCCTGCTGACCAGGTCGCTGCGCATCACGCACGAGGACCTGCGCCTGCGCGATCCGGCGTTCCTGGAGGACGTCGATCGGTGGTACGCGGATCGGACGAGGGAACAGGTGAGGAGCGGGGCCGGCCCTTCCCGGGATGGCGAGCCGCCCGGCGCCGTCCCGCCACCCCTGTTCACGCCCTTCCGGTTGCGCGACATGGTGCTCGAGAACCGCGTGGTGGTGTCGCCCATGTGCCAGTACCTGGCGGACGACGGCACCGTGGGCGACTGGCACCTCCAGCACATAGGGAGTAGGGCGGTGGGCGGCGCGGGGCTGGTCATGGCGGAGATGACCGACGTCAGCGCGGACGCCCGGATCTCCCCCTGGTGCGCCGGCCTGTACCGGGACGAACACGCCCACGCGTGGCGCAGGATAGTGCGGTTCGTGCACGAGAACAGCGGCGCCAGGATCGGCATACAGCTCGGACACGCCGGCCGCAAGGGAGCCACCCAGGCGCTGTGGGACGG from Gemmatimonadota bacterium harbors:
- a CDS encoding acyl-CoA dehydrogenase family protein → MIDADGVRAFLEPAHLEFAARASAFADESLAPRAEPEDDGAGRVEARALAEVMGSAGLFAPIGDGDLRAACLAREAIAFASPLADAVWALQALGLTPILRAGTEAQRERWADPVLSGRALAAFAMTEPEAGSDVASMTTRAIREGDAWVLDGAKHLISNAGIADLYAVFASTDPDARSRGISCFLVPADTDGLSFEGAQIMSAPHPLGRIALRGCRVPADALVGEANRGFMLGLATLDRLRPTVGAAACGMARRALEEALSHARTRRQFGRPLAEFQIVKEKLGRMAIELDAARLLVYRAAWTADEGADRVTVTAAKAKAFATEAAQRIIDEAVQIVGGPGVLAEHPVERLYRSVRALRIYEGTTEIQRMIVADALLQSRAP
- a CDS encoding bifunctional salicylyl-CoA 5-hydroxylase/oxidoreductase, translated to MKVVIVGGGPAGLYLAILLKQADPSHDIRVFERNRPDDTFGFGVVFSDATIAEVETADADTYRLVTDHFVRWDDIDIHYRGQVLRSTGHGFSGMSRQTLLLVLQRRAEELGIPLAFEHEVRDLAEFGDADLIVGADGVNSWVRESSGLDFGAEVDVRPNRFVWLGTAKPFPAFTFYFRADEHGLWRVHAYQYGPGRSTFIAEARDDTWRAAGLEEASEEETAEFLERLFAAELDGHELIRNRSLWRQFPTIRTKPWSVGSVVLIGDAAHTAHFSVGSGTRMAMLDAISLANALATHAGDGEEGVGSSLAAYEEERRPQVESLQRAAQASLQWFEDTERYMELEPPQFAFTLLTRSLRITHEDLRLRDPAFLEDVDRWYADRTREQVRSGAGPSRDGEPPGAVPPPLFTPFRLRDMVLENRVVVSPMCQYLADDGTVGDWHLQHIGSRAVGGAGLVMAEMTDVSADARISPWCAGLYRDEHAHAWRRIVRFVHENSGARIGIQLGHAGRKGATQALWDGGEEAPLEGGAWPLISASPIPYTPRNQVPQEMTRADMDEAVADYVAATERAHAAGFDLLEVHMAHGYLLAAFISPLTNERVDEFGGSLENRMRFPLEVFDAVRAVWPPHKPMSVRISAVDWKPRGMNPEDAVEVARLLKDHDCDIVDVSAGQTVPDQEPEYGRLFQTPFSDRIRHEVGIHTMAVGNISSFMDVNTILAAGRADLCMLARAHLYDPYWTRHAAYTLGWDLEWPDPYKSVQRYTPRLGFRDEAE